In Populus nigra chromosome 1, ddPopNigr1.1, whole genome shotgun sequence, one genomic interval encodes:
- the LOC133671275 gene encoding auxin-responsive protein IAA27-like encodes MYSIPKEHDYIGLSETPSMENISEKLSSSSTSSSTLSTEEKNNSSSSNNNNNKNNNTSLNMKETELRLGLPGSQSPERKPTVPAAGVSLVGKDIDTNNTNAYSLIPVKNLVSGAKRVFSDAIDGSTGKWVFSGGNGSEVDLSKGAVLFSPRGDNGNPQKSRVAGPAKKDVAQSPKPVQEKNSQVAAANENSSAPAAKTQVVGWPPIRSFRKNTMASSLAKNNEDVDGKSGYGYLYVKVSMDGAPYLRKVDLKTYGNYLELSSALEKMFGCFTIGQCGSHGLAARDGLTESCLKDLHGSEYVLTFEDKDGDWMLVGDVPWDMFTDSCRRLRIMKGSEAIGLAPRAMEKCKNRN; translated from the exons ATGTATTCTATACCAAAGGAACATGATTACATAGGCTTGTCAGAGACTCCTTCAATGGAAAATATCTCTGAAAAGCTCTCCTCTTCCTCTACTTCCTCCTCTACTCTCTCAACTGAAGAGAaaaacaacagcagcagcagcaacaacaacaacaacaaaaataacaatactTCTCTCAACATGAAAGAAACTGAGCTAAGGCTTGGCTTGCCAGGGTCTCAGTCTCCAGAGAGAAAACCAACAGTACCCGCAGCTGGGGTGTCTCTTGTTGGAAAAGATATTGACACCAACAACACTAATGCTTATTCTCTTATCCCAGTAAAGAATTTAGTGTCAGGGGCTAAGAGAGTTTTCTCAGATGCTATTGATGGGTCTACTGGGAAATGGGTTTTCTCTGGTGGTAATGGATCTGAGGTTGATTTGAGTAAAGGAGCTGTTCTGTTCTCTCCCAGAGGCGATAATGGTAACCCGCAGAAATCTCGGGTAGCAGGACCTGCGAAGAAAGATGTTGCTCAATCTCCAAAGCCAGTTCAAGAGAAAAACAGCCAAGTGGCTGCTGCAAATGAGAACAGCAGTGCTCCTGCTGCAAA GACACAGGTGGTAGGATGGCCACCAATTCGCTCGTTCCGGAAGAACACCATGGCCTCTAGTTTGGCGAAGAACAATGAAGATGTCGACGGCAAATCAGGATATGGTTACCTGTATGTAAAGGTTAGCATGGATGGTGCTCCATACCTTAGGAAGGTTGACCTTAAAACTTACGGCAATTATCTGGAGCTCTCATCTGCTCTTGAGAAAATGTTTGGCTGCTTCACCATTG GACAATGTGGTTCTCATGGGCTTGCAGCGCGAGACGGCCTAACTGAGAGTTGTTTGAAGGATCTACATGGTTCTGAATATGTTCTCACATTTGAAGACAAGGATGGTGATTGGATGCTGGTTGGTGATGTTCCTTGGGA CATGTTTACCGACTCATGCAGGAGATTGAGGATCATGAAAGGTTCAGAAGCAATTGGACTTG CCCCAAGGGCCATGGAGAAATGCAAGAACCGTAATTAA
- the LOC133692872 gene encoding uncharacterized protein LOC133692872, whose protein sequence is MHTLVHSPSATTNMLDRVLSSRRVTSHLDDAETDASADDSKTKKQNLSLLASNYLSRLSHFCICPTACLLICLLLAVILITSLAFHSRSFVCVSDPGSRAGFFGLEGLESDFGSLGVPWCRSKHGKTVQWTSKDLIKGLEEFVPIYESRPIKNNMYGMGFDHSFGLWFTARWLKPVLMIESGAFKGHSTWVLRQAMPDTPIISLSPRHPEKYLKKGPAYVDGNCTYLAGKDFVDFGSVDWKSMMKKHGITDLSRVLIFFDDHQNELKRVKQALDAGFRHLVFEDNYDTGTGDHYSLRQICDQSYIRGGGHSCFRDSDEARIRLKRKLFWEKAVGIDELCGPNEAWWGVGGWMRDDFNHSNKPISYSEHFQNSRFIESILDVYWELPPVAGPSLTHQTRYDPARATSPIVEDGRYGLFQRLGLSRLDRSVFNGYTQMVYLEISEQES, encoded by the exons ATGCACACTCTAGTACACAGTCCCTCTGCCACCACCAATATGCTAGACCGAGTCCTCTCTTCGCGCCGTGTCACTTCCCACCTTGACGACGCTGAGACGGATGCCTCCGCCGACGACTCCAAGACCAAGAAACAGAACCTCTCTTTATTGGCTTCTAATTACCTCTCTCGCTTGTCCCACTTTTGCATCTGTCCCACCGCTTGTCTCCTTATCTGTCTCTTATTAGCTGTCATTCTGATCACTTCTCTCGCTTTTCATTCCCGGAGTTTTGTCTGTGTCTCCGATCCGGGATCTCGCGCCGGGTTCTTCGGTCTCGAAGGGCTTGAGTCAGACTTTGGATCACTTGGTGTTCCCTGGT GCAGATCGAAACATGGAAAAACAGTTCAGTGGACATCCAAGGATTTAATCAAAGGCTTGGAAGAGTTTGTACCAATTTACGAATCTCGccctataaaaaacaacatgtaTGGGATGGGTTTTGACCACAgctttgggctttggttcactGCAAGGTGGCTGAAGCCAGTTCTAATGATTGAGAGTGGTGCTTTCAAGGGGCATTCCACTTGGGTTCTGCGACAAGCAATGCCAGACACACCTATTATTTCGCTTTCGCCCAGGCATCCTGAGAAGTACCTCAAGAAGGGACCTGCATATGTTGATGGTAATTGCACATACTTAGCTGGAAAAGATTTTGTAGATTTTGGAAGTGTTGATTGGAAGAGCATGATGAAAAAACATGGGATTACTGATCTCAGTCGAGTTCTTATCTTTTTCGATGACCATCAAAATGAATTGAAGAG AGTAAAGCAGGCATTGGATGCTGGTTTTCGGCATCTTGTGTTCGAGGATAATTATGATACTGGAACTGGAGATCATTATTCCTTGAGGCAGATATGCGATCAGTCCTATATAAGAG GAGGTGGCCATAGTTGCTTTAGGGACAGTGATGAAGCTAGGATTAGATTGAAAAGGAAGTTGTTCTGGGAGAAGGCAGTTGGTATAGATGAACTATGTGGACCCAATGAAGCATGGTGGGGTGTTGGGGGCTGGATGCGGGATGATTTCAATCACAGTAATAAACCAATTTCCTACTCAGAACATTTTCAGAACAGCAGGTTCATTGAATCAATTCTCGATGTTTACTGGGAGCTCCCTCCTGTAGCCGGCCCTTCCCTCACTCATCAAACACGATATGATCCTGCTCGCGCTACCAGTCCTATTGTTGAAGATGGCCGTTATGGCTTGTTCCAGCGGCTGGGATTAAGTAGACTTGATCGTTCTGTATTTAATGGTTATACCCAGATGGTTTATCTTGAAATCTCTGAACAAGAATCTTAA